The Artemia franciscana chromosome 21, ASM3288406v1, whole genome shotgun sequence genome includes the window agatgGAAAGAAAGATATagaaagacagagagagagagagagaattgaaaaaaaagggccacagagaaagagaaagaaggaAAGAGATTATCATAAAAGGGGAGATAAAACATCTCCCTTCTGTGAGCACAGTTAACAAAGACAAATACAAGAAACAggacaaaagagaaaaaaaacagtaaagatgGAAATAAAGATATagaaagacagagagagagagagagagagagagagagagagagagagagagagagagagagagagagagagagagaaaggtttGTATAAATGGGTGAAATACCTTTCCAATAACGTCTCCCTTCTGCGCACTAGTCTTAACGATGGCACGGTACGGCTGGTTCACAAATATAGGCTTATTATCATTTACATCTTCAATTGTAACTTTAACAGTAGCATGTGCGACTTTCGCCCCTCCTTCAACTTTTGCCTCAACGAAAACATCACATTCATCAGTTACTTCCCTATCAAAAGGTTTCCCACTCGTGTAAACCACTCCAGACGTCCTTCCAATTGAAAACATATCGCtgggatttaaaatactaaaaaatatgtGCTCATGGAGTTCGCTCCCTACGACTTGCAAAATAGCAACCTTTTGCACCTTTGTTGAATTTTCAACGATAGTTGCTGAATAAACCTCTTGTGCAAAGATAAACTATCATTTTTTACTGTGTCCACATATATTGTCAGGACTGTTGCTGAGGCGTAGTGTCCATCCGTCACAGTAATATCTAGCTGATAAAAGGGCTTAAGTAATCCATTAGCAACTGTGACAATACCTGACTTTGAGCCAATACTGAATTTATTATCAATACTTCCAGCAACAATACAATATCTTAACTGACTATTAGTGCTATCTGCATCAACTGCCTTCAACTCTGTCACGAAAACACCTGGGTATGTTGGAACAAATAGGGTTGTGTTGTAAACTTGCTGCGAGAATTTGGGTGGACAATCGTTGACGTCTTCAACACGAATGATAACGTGGGTATAATTTTCTGAGATTAATTTTGGGGATCGTTTATCGCTTATCCTCACAGTGAAGTCAAATTCAGGGTAGGATTCATTGTCAAGCAGATGGAGTATCTTAACTGCACCTAGAAAGATCAAATTTTTAGCAAGAATGTATAAACTACAATAAAACTACTGCTAacaattcatctaaaaaacaaacCACCTGAAGCCAAAACAGCTACGCATGTTCCTCCATCCTCCCCCCAAATATGCTCGGAGCTTCACTCTTTTCTCCTTtgaattttctgtttctttacATCGCCAGCAAGTTCTATCTTACCTTTCAAAATCTTTTATGATCAATAATCACCAAAATTCGTAGAAGTTCTAGGGGAGGATAGCTGCCTTTCCCTGTCCCCATGCTCTTATGATCCTCTCCCACACCAATTGAAGACGCCCTGCCTTTTGTTTAGCGCCAGATGGATTGCAAAATAGCAAGATTTTTGGTAACCTCTCACTCTTCATCCGTACAAAGTGACCTGAGCATCAGgccataaacttttttttcattatatcccTAGAAAGTGGAATCAAACCCCATGTTTTGTATAGCTTATTCTTTGgtctatttattaaaaattaattagtaagTCTAAATCAGACACAAACGCAGGAATCGCTAGCAAGAGAGAAAATTTGTAACCAAAAATACGCGGAAAACATATGAAGTTATTCTTTAAATTgagattttcaatttaattttcttgaattttcttgaattgaGGTCACTGGATAACTGTGCAGTGTCAATGactgcttgttttttatttccctCTAAACTGACATTAGACCATCAAATACTTCCACCCTTATTCCTCATTCCTCTCTTAATTCATACTATATGCTTTTACTCTTTGACAGTTgactttattaaataataaattttgaaatatattcattttGGCGAAAGGACTTTTGACAACCCCCtgaattttaagataatttacTTAAACAATATAGTTGATGTTGTCTATCACATGTCTATCACAACACgataaaaatgattaaataaaatgttgATGTTGTCTGATGATGTATAGTTGATGTTGTCTATCACATGTCTATCACAACACgataaaaatgattaaataaaatgtcCTATTAGTTTCAGGCTGGTCTGAAAGCCACTGCCATTATTATAATTAACATTCGTTATGTAAATGATAATGCGCCACGTAATCTCTCCTTTTCCTATGAGGGTATAATAAGCGAAGCGGCACCTGTGGAAGCTGTTGTATATGCTGCTAGCTCATCGAAAAGTCGTTTCCTCAACCTTGGCTCTCCGTTGATTCTTGAAGTGGATGATGATGATTCCGGGGTCAATGCCCAAATTACGTATGAGATTCTTGACTCATTGGCCAAAGCCTATTTTACTATTGATCCTAGTACAGGTttgttattaaattatattctatatttaaattttgctttattaatttttagtttcgcGATAAATTTGGAGTATAGAAAGCTAtaactttttgtttcaattaaaaattttacttttcaataaaacaaGAGGCAACTTCATAACATGGGGACGATATAAGTGGACTTAAAAAAAGAGGGGATGAAATAGCATGGGATGTTGAGGGAAAAGAGACCTTTTAGGAACTACTTTGCATTATAGCGCTTAACTGGCATTTGAT containing:
- the LOC136041109 gene encoding protocadherin Fat 3-like, with amino-acid sequence MFSIGRTSGVVYTSGKPFDREVTDECDVFVEAKVEGGAKVAHATVKVTIEDVNDNKPIFVNQPYHAIVKTSAQKGDVIGKVLAVDRDINENGDIRFELLRGNGAVKILHLLDNESYPEFDFTVRISDKRSPKLISENYTHVIIRVEDVNDCPPKFSQQVYNTTLFVPTYPGVFVTELKAVDADSTNSQLRYCIVAGSIDNKFSIGSKSGIVTVANGLLKPFYQLDITVTDGHYASATVLTIYVDTVKNDSLSLHKRFIQQLSLKIQQRCKRLLFCKS